The Pseudodesulfovibrio sp. zrk46 genome contains a region encoding:
- a CDS encoding bacteriohemerythrin has product MPLLEWDKSYAIDVKELDDDHKVLVEMLNKAFDASEVEGKTESLTLLVAEMRAYAEMHFHKEEELMAALSYPDKEAHAGMHKIFRDRAQEFAQAGENWKMSDTIDLLTFLADWLKVHILGTDRKLGAFLKNKGVE; this is encoded by the coding sequence ATGCCCCTGCTTGAATGGGATAAAAGCTACGCCATTGACGTCAAAGAATTGGACGATGACCACAAGGTTCTCGTAGAGATGCTCAACAAGGCCTTTGATGCATCTGAAGTAGAAGGCAAGACCGAATCATTAACCCTGCTTGTGGCAGAGATGCGGGCCTATGCAGAAATGCACTTTCATAAGGAAGAAGAGCTGATGGCAGCCCTCTCGTATCCTGACAAGGAAGCCCACGCCGGCATGCACAAGATTTTCCGGGATCGTGCTCAAGAATTCGCACAGGCTGGAGAAAACTGGAAGATGTCCGACACCATCGACCTGCTCACTTTTCTTGCAGACTGGCTCAAGGTCCATATCCTTGGCACCGATAGAAAACTCGGCGCATTCCTCAAAAACAAAGGCGTGGAGTAA
- a CDS encoding discoidin domain-containing protein has protein sequence MHMRRLFFLFAFLLLMAVPARALDVEVKVSSFKFDIGLPYAPENLLDGDVATAWVGGGVGGGSGQWIELSFAIPTRVQRIGIFNGHQGEGQYEKHRRIRSGRIVYPDGKEIRFWLRDEPGEQVVECGGRPAKSLRIVVDEVFPKGDLTSKTKLAVSELKLYLSLMANPDDVASGNVDTEPEQAMPPVDPDAIVPEEITSLLKEFYVRQTSLADNYAELFAEDVRDRNDLRFLQFQEIMRQRGTYKILRTAKVNTEGLGFELIEQDGSYARVRVFGAYRVQVGNVDRSFEDDSTYVVRKTDDGWKIVELEGEEDLF, from the coding sequence ATGCATATGAGACGGTTATTCTTTTTGTTCGCGTTCCTGCTCCTGATGGCAGTTCCAGCCCGTGCTCTTGATGTTGAGGTCAAGGTCTCCAGTTTCAAGTTTGACATCGGGTTGCCTTATGCGCCCGAGAACCTGCTGGATGGCGATGTCGCAACGGCGTGGGTCGGTGGTGGTGTCGGTGGTGGCTCAGGGCAATGGATCGAGCTTTCCTTTGCCATTCCTACCCGTGTTCAGCGTATCGGTATCTTCAACGGACATCAGGGCGAGGGGCAATATGAAAAACACCGCCGTATTCGTTCCGGTCGGATTGTCTATCCGGACGGTAAGGAAATCCGCTTCTGGCTTCGAGATGAGCCGGGAGAACAGGTGGTGGAATGTGGAGGTCGACCGGCCAAATCCCTGCGAATTGTGGTGGATGAGGTGTTTCCCAAAGGCGACCTGACTTCCAAGACCAAGCTCGCTGTCTCGGAACTCAAGCTCTATCTCTCCCTCATGGCCAACCCCGATGATGTAGCCTCCGGCAATGTGGACACAGAGCCAGAGCAGGCCATGCCTCCGGTGGATCCTGACGCGATAGTACCGGAAGAGATTACGTCCCTGCTCAAGGAATTCTATGTGCGCCAGACCTCACTGGCGGATAACTATGCTGAACTCTTTGCTGAAGATGTGCGTGACCGGAATGACTTACGCTTTTTGCAGTTTCAAGAAATAATGCGACAACGTGGTACATATAAAATTTTGCGGACTGCAAAGGTTAACACAGAAGGTCTTGGTTTCGAATTAATTGAACAAGATGGCAGCTATGCCAGGGTGAGGGTGTTTGGAGCCTATCGAGTCCAAGTGGGAAATGTTGACAGGTCTTTTGAAGATGACTCCACATACGTTGTCAGAAAAACCGATGACGGTTGGAAGATTGTAGAGCTGGAAGGCGAAGAAGATCTTTTCTAA
- the glp gene encoding gephyrin-like molybdotransferase Glp — protein MSHGFFTIISRAEFEALLKSFPQLSAETVGLSRASGRVLASDLISAHDWPLQDRSCMDGYAVNARDVFGSTETNPGYLECTSTLSIEEIPDIDLPPGECARISTGGLLPDGADAVIMVEHTQEMGDTTIEMRKSVAPGENVMQRGEDAREGKVALPAGTVIRPQEVGLCAALGFDELKLIRRPRVGILSTGDELIEVGETPRPGQVRDVNSQTIATLVKQASAIPTRYGIIKDDLESLKAALSKAIEENDIVLLSGGSSIGVRDLTVQTVEAMPDSSLLAHGVALSPGKPTILGRVGDKPVMGLPGQVTSALVVMHVLILPLLRHLQGDPRAFDPSRRPMRKAILARNVASKPGREDYIRIRLEERDEEPPLAHPVLGKSGLLRTMIQANGLAAIPADAEGIYADQLIDIWIV, from the coding sequence ATGAGCCACGGATTTTTCACCATCATCAGTCGCGCCGAGTTTGAAGCGCTCCTCAAATCCTTCCCGCAACTATCAGCCGAGACGGTTGGCCTGTCCCGCGCCTCTGGCCGAGTGCTGGCCAGCGATCTCATCTCCGCACACGACTGGCCGCTTCAAGACCGCTCATGCATGGACGGCTATGCCGTGAACGCCCGTGACGTATTTGGTTCCACCGAGACCAATCCCGGCTATCTGGAATGCACGTCCACCCTCTCCATTGAAGAGATTCCCGACATCGATCTGCCGCCCGGTGAATGTGCCCGCATCTCTACCGGAGGGCTGCTGCCCGATGGTGCAGACGCGGTTATCATGGTCGAGCATACGCAGGAAATGGGAGACACTACCATTGAGATGCGCAAGAGCGTGGCTCCGGGCGAAAACGTCATGCAACGAGGCGAAGACGCCCGCGAAGGCAAAGTAGCCCTCCCCGCCGGGACCGTTATCCGGCCGCAGGAAGTGGGGCTTTGCGCTGCTTTGGGCTTTGATGAACTGAAATTAATCCGCCGCCCCCGCGTGGGCATTCTTTCGACAGGTGATGAGCTTATTGAAGTTGGCGAGACACCCCGCCCCGGTCAGGTGCGCGACGTGAACTCCCAGACCATCGCCACCCTTGTAAAACAGGCGAGCGCCATCCCTACCCGCTACGGTATCATCAAGGATGATCTTGAATCACTGAAGGCCGCCCTCTCCAAGGCCATAGAAGAAAACGACATAGTGCTGCTGTCCGGCGGCAGTTCCATTGGTGTGCGAGACCTCACAGTCCAGACCGTCGAGGCCATGCCGGACTCTTCCCTGCTCGCTCATGGCGTGGCCCTCAGCCCTGGCAAACCCACCATTCTCGGGCGCGTGGGCGACAAGCCTGTCATGGGACTGCCCGGTCAGGTGACCTCTGCACTGGTGGTCATGCATGTGCTCATTCTGCCACTGCTTCGCCATCTTCAGGGCGATCCAAGAGCATTTGATCCTTCCCGTCGCCCCATGCGCAAGGCGATCCTGGCCCGCAACGTTGCCTCCAAGCCGGGACGCGAGGACTACATCCGCATCCGTCTGGAAGAACGCGATGAAGAACCGCCGCTGGCCCACCCTGTTCTGGGTAAGTCAGGGTTGCTTCGCACCATGATCCAAGCCAACGGACTCGCCGCCATTCCGGCTGACGCAGAGGGCATCTACGCAGACCAATTGATTGATATTTGGATTGTGTAA
- a CDS encoding bacteriohemerythrin — translation MTQINWNEDMLVDLPTIDAQHKKLIAMCNSLLNAMINGMGNEVLDTLFDELLGYTSYHFDDEEAFMKQIGYPQREAHMVVHERLKNDVQIFKKKLLTEGVDPSDALAFLNNWIVKHIQSMDTEISNYAHSHNKLENTAS, via the coding sequence ATGACCCAGATCAACTGGAACGAAGACATGCTGGTAGATCTGCCGACTATCGACGCACAGCACAAAAAGCTGATCGCCATGTGCAACAGTCTTCTGAACGCTATGATCAATGGCATGGGCAACGAAGTTCTGGACACGCTGTTCGACGAACTTCTTGGCTACACTTCATACCATTTCGACGACGAAGAAGCGTTCATGAAACAGATAGGCTATCCCCAGAGAGAAGCACACATGGTTGTGCATGAACGCTTGAAGAACGACGTGCAAATATTCAAGAAGAAGCTGTTGACCGAGGGAGTGGATCCCAGTGACGCACTGGCATTCCTGAACAACTGGATCGTCAAGCACATCCAGAGCATGGACACGGAAATCAGCAACTACGCTCACAGTCACAACAAACTGGAAAACACCGCTTCATGA
- the argB gene encoding acetylglutamate kinase — protein MRKESISKRDMKRFQLQAKSIIETLPFITEFYGKTIVIKYGGNAMIDEELKRAFALNVILLKYIGLNPVIVHGGGPQIGKMLKALNIESHFRQGYRVTDEATMDVVEMVLVGKVNKEIVNLINLNGGNAVGLSGKDGMLIKAEPKELSIEKKNAPPEIIDLGKVGEVKTVNTSLIESLAGEGFIPVIAPVGVDDNGVTYNINADSVAGAVASALNAKRLYLLTDVPGLLDADGELITHLDHKEAFGCIDNGVITGGMIPKIKCCIESVVSEVEKAAIIDGRVENCILLELFTKSGIGTEVVLAKEE, from the coding sequence ATGAGAAAAGAGTCCATCAGCAAACGGGACATGAAGCGGTTCCAGCTTCAGGCCAAGTCCATCATCGAGACTTTGCCTTTTATTACCGAATTTTACGGCAAGACCATTGTCATCAAATACGGCGGCAACGCCATGATCGACGAAGAGCTGAAGCGCGCCTTCGCCCTCAACGTCATCCTCCTCAAGTATATCGGTCTGAATCCGGTCATCGTTCACGGCGGCGGCCCGCAGATCGGCAAGATGCTCAAGGCGCTCAATATCGAGTCCCATTTCCGTCAGGGCTACCGTGTCACCGACGAAGCCACCATGGATGTGGTTGAGATGGTGCTGGTAGGTAAGGTAAACAAGGAAATCGTCAACCTCATCAACCTAAACGGCGGCAACGCTGTCGGGCTGTCAGGCAAGGACGGCATGCTCATCAAGGCCGAGCCCAAAGAGCTTTCCATCGAAAAAAAGAATGCGCCGCCCGAGATCATCGACCTGGGCAAGGTCGGCGAAGTCAAAACCGTCAACACCTCTCTGATTGAATCTCTGGCCGGAGAAGGTTTCATCCCGGTCATCGCACCCGTTGGTGTGGATGACAATGGAGTTACATACAATATCAACGCAGACTCCGTGGCTGGTGCCGTGGCCTCCGCCCTCAACGCCAAACGCCTCTACCTGCTCACCGACGTTCCCGGCCTGCTGGACGCGGACGGCGAACTCATCACCCACCTCGACCACAAGGAAGCATTCGGCTGCATCGACAACGGCGTCATCACAGGCGGCATGATCCCCAAGATCAAATGCTGCATCGAATCCGTGGTGTCTGAAGTCGAAAAGGCCGCCATCATCGACGGCCGAGTGGAAAACTGCATTTTGCTGGAACTCTTCACCAAGTCGGGTATCGGCACCGAGGTAGTTCTCGCAAAGGAGGAGTAG
- a CDS encoding putative sulfate/molybdate transporter, translating to MRISFNRMEWAGSVGDLGTLLPLAFAMIMINGLSPTGLFLSIGLLYVVGGLYYRVPIAVQPMKVVSAYAIAQALSPGVITASGLLMAAFLLVLGTTGLVNHVAKIVPKAVIRGVQLTTGVLLLSKGVQMVVGSSGFQAMRGSVEPFLAIQSIGPIPMSLVIGATFLLVTMFLLGSRRYPAGLVVVVCGALAGAALGAWRELATLSPGLHFPEFMPFGIPTGADFSFALLALVLPQVPMTMGNAVIANRDLSFEYFGEESRRVTDRNLCLSMGFANVFAALVGGMPICHGAGGLAAHYRFGARTCGSNIIIGVAFLLLALLLGSGSVNVLHLLPMGVLGVLLFFSGTQLALTILDVESRTDLFLIVAMLGITLPTNLAWAFGAGIVLHHIFRKGNVVV from the coding sequence ATGCGCATCAGTTTTAACAGAATGGAATGGGCGGGGTCTGTGGGCGACCTCGGTACGTTGCTGCCGCTGGCTTTTGCCATGATCATGATCAACGGCCTTTCTCCTACCGGATTATTCCTGTCCATCGGCCTGCTGTACGTAGTGGGCGGCCTCTACTACCGTGTTCCCATCGCCGTACAGCCCATGAAAGTTGTGTCGGCCTATGCCATCGCTCAAGCACTTTCACCGGGAGTTATCACCGCATCAGGCCTGCTTATGGCTGCGTTCCTGCTCGTGCTTGGTACCACTGGGTTGGTGAATCATGTTGCCAAGATCGTTCCCAAGGCAGTCATTCGTGGCGTTCAGTTGACCACTGGCGTGCTCTTGCTGTCCAAGGGCGTGCAGATGGTGGTGGGGTCCAGTGGATTTCAGGCGATGCGCGGCAGTGTTGAGCCGTTCCTTGCTATCCAGTCCATTGGGCCGATTCCAATGAGCCTTGTCATTGGCGCGACATTTCTGCTCGTCACCATGTTTCTGCTCGGAAGCCGTCGCTATCCTGCCGGGCTGGTCGTCGTTGTCTGCGGTGCGCTGGCCGGAGCAGCGCTCGGCGCATGGCGCGAGTTGGCTACCCTGTCCCCGGGGCTTCATTTTCCAGAGTTCATGCCGTTCGGTATCCCCACTGGAGCAGATTTCTCCTTTGCGCTGCTGGCATTGGTCCTGCCGCAAGTACCCATGACAATGGGGAACGCCGTCATCGCCAACCGTGATCTGAGTTTTGAATATTTTGGTGAGGAGAGCCGCCGCGTCACAGACCGAAACCTCTGCCTGTCCATGGGATTTGCCAATGTCTTTGCCGCGCTGGTGGGTGGTATGCCCATCTGTCACGGAGCAGGGGGATTGGCTGCGCATTACCGTTTTGGAGCGCGCACCTGCGGTTCCAACATCATTATTGGTGTCGCATTTCTGCTCCTCGCACTTCTGCTTGGTTCCGGCTCGGTCAATGTACTTCATCTGTTGCCCATGGGCGTTCTCGGCGTGCTCCTTTTCTTTTCGGGCACACAGCTCGCATTGACAATTCTCGACGTAGAATCGCGTACCGACCTGTTTCTCATCGTCGCAATGCTTGGCATCACGCTGCCAACCAACCTCGCCTGGGCTTTTGGGGCGGGGATTGTGTTGCATCACATCTTCCGAAAGGGAAATGTGGTGGTGTAA
- a CDS encoding uridine kinase, protein MGKLVKEQDEKGRLHIDTPLMGESLVGKSLLKRTEANEYFRMQPDVNVLKIGGQSIMDRGAKALFPILDELVKAKEEHKILLMCGGGTRARHVYNIGVDLGMPTGVLSKLGDKVSAQNAEMLSVLLAKHGGAMIGHGAHMEQLHMYCQLGYLPITTGIPPYGWFEHPAEVGSIPPHRTDSGACLLAENIGAKSLIYLKDEKGMYENDPKKGNRDTMKFFDKIHVEELIEMDLEDLIIERPVLTFLKNAKTLKQFQIIDVLRHPEHLHAALNGEHVGTIIYKD, encoded by the coding sequence ATGGGTAAGCTGGTCAAAGAACAGGACGAAAAAGGCAGACTCCACATCGACACCCCGCTTATGGGTGAATCTCTGGTGGGCAAGTCTCTGCTGAAACGGACTGAAGCGAACGAATATTTCCGGATGCAGCCGGACGTTAACGTGCTGAAAATTGGTGGCCAGTCCATCATGGACCGCGGCGCCAAGGCGCTGTTCCCCATCCTTGACGAACTGGTCAAGGCTAAGGAAGAGCACAAGATTCTGCTCATGTGCGGCGGCGGCACTCGCGCCCGTCACGTCTACAATATCGGCGTTGACCTCGGCATGCCCACCGGCGTGCTCTCCAAGCTCGGAGACAAGGTCTCTGCCCAGAACGCGGAAATGCTCTCCGTGCTGCTGGCCAAACATGGCGGCGCCATGATCGGTCACGGCGCACATATGGAACAGCTCCACATGTACTGCCAGTTGGGCTACCTACCCATCACTACCGGCATCCCGCCCTACGGCTGGTTCGAACATCCGGCAGAAGTCGGCTCCATCCCGCCGCACCGCACCGACTCCGGCGCCTGCCTGCTTGCTGAAAACATCGGCGCCAAGTCCCTCATCTACCTCAAGGATGAGAAGGGCATGTATGAGAACGATCCCAAGAAGGGCAACCGCGACACCATGAAGTTCTTCGACAAGATCCACGTCGAGGAGCTGATCGAAATGGACCTCGAAGACTTGATTATCGAACGTCCAGTCCTGACCTTCCTCAAGAACGCCAAGACTCTCAAGCAGTTCCAGATCATTGACGTACTCCGTCACCCGGAACATCTCCACGCCGCACTGAACGGCGAACACGTCGGCACCATCATCTACAAAGACTAG
- a CDS encoding helix-turn-helix transcriptional regulator yields the protein MSKKVGGSKPQRYVQPSLLMALSDGDSYGYQLIQAIGEYGFLRGDAPPGMIYRHLRQMDEEGLVESKWDAEGDGPAKRIYAITPEGREILEAWIIHMERQRDTLTAFIERYRGQ from the coding sequence ATGTCAAAAAAAGTTGGCGGCTCCAAACCGCAAAGATACGTGCAACCCTCGCTGCTGATGGCGCTCAGTGACGGGGATTCTTATGGATATCAGCTGATTCAGGCTATCGGAGAGTATGGATTCCTGCGCGGTGATGCACCTCCCGGCATGATCTACCGTCATCTTCGCCAAATGGACGAAGAAGGGCTGGTGGAATCAAAATGGGATGCAGAGGGCGATGGCCCGGCCAAACGAATCTATGCCATCACCCCTGAAGGGCGTGAAATCCTGGAAGCGTGGATTATCCACATGGAGCGTCAGCGCGATACGCTGACTGCCTTTATTGAGCGGTACAGGGGACAGTAG
- a CDS encoding MFS transporter produces the protein MRKIYLDRNLQYVFGITLVAILGVSSIIPALPDIMDGLHMTPVEIGLVISIFTLPGVLVSPLVGILADRIGRKVILVPALFIFGIFGFACFFAETMQQLLVLRFLQGVGAGPLGVLYGTLIGDLYQGRERGQAMGYNASVLSMGTAAFPALGGVLAMLGWNWPFILPLLAIPLGLTIMLSMETPEPKQSGSLKKYFRDAFARMKNRQVLSLFCTTLLTFIVLYGPIVTYLPILLDKNYNASPASIGLVFLIASGFTGVASFQLGNLAHRFGERTLLIAAGIFYSLSMLLMPHAPGLWHVIPPVMCFGLAQGLNIPTVMTMLTSIAPMEQRGAFMAANGLLLRLAQTLAPMIMGGLYALFGMHAVFIGGLLCSLGLLYLAIFSIKNVEHP, from the coding sequence TTGCGCAAAATATATCTCGACAGGAATCTTCAGTACGTCTTCGGCATAACGCTGGTGGCGATCCTTGGCGTGTCCAGCATTATCCCGGCCCTGCCGGATATCATGGACGGCCTGCACATGACCCCGGTCGAGATCGGGCTGGTCATTTCCATCTTCACCCTGCCCGGTGTGCTGGTTTCCCCTTTGGTGGGAATTCTGGCCGACCGCATCGGACGCAAGGTGATCCTGGTCCCAGCGCTCTTCATCTTCGGCATCTTCGGCTTTGCCTGCTTCTTTGCTGAAACCATGCAGCAACTGCTTGTCCTGCGTTTCCTGCAAGGCGTAGGGGCCGGTCCATTGGGCGTATTATACGGCACCCTCATCGGCGACCTCTACCAAGGGCGCGAACGAGGACAGGCCATGGGGTACAACGCCAGCGTTCTCTCCATGGGGACGGCAGCCTTTCCGGCGCTGGGCGGCGTCCTCGCCATGCTCGGCTGGAACTGGCCCTTCATACTGCCGCTGCTGGCGATTCCACTTGGCCTGACCATCATGCTCTCCATGGAAACGCCGGAACCAAAACAATCGGGCAGCCTCAAGAAATATTTCCGCGACGCCTTTGCGCGCATGAAGAATCGACAGGTGCTCAGCCTGTTCTGCACCACGCTGCTCACCTTCATCGTGCTGTACGGCCCCATCGTCACCTATCTGCCCATCCTGCTGGACAAGAACTACAATGCCTCTCCCGCATCCATCGGACTGGTCTTTCTGATCGCGTCCGGCTTCACCGGAGTGGCCTCGTTCCAATTGGGCAATCTGGCACACCGTTTTGGAGAGCGCACGCTGCTGATCGCAGCCGGTATTTTCTATTCCCTCTCCATGCTGCTCATGCCGCACGCCCCCGGCCTGTGGCATGTTATTCCGCCTGTCATGTGCTTCGGTCTGGCTCAGGGACTAAATATCCCCACAGTCATGACCATGCTGACCTCCATTGCTCCCATGGAGCAGCGAGGCGCATTCATGGCCGCCAACGGCCTGCTTCTACGGCTGGCACAGACGCTGGCTCCCATGATCATGGGGGGCCTCTACGCACTGTTCGGCATGCATGCAGTCTTCATCGGAGGCCTGCTCTGCTCGCTGGGCCTGCTCTATCTCGCCATCTTCTCCATCAAGAACGTCGAGCACCCCTAA
- the proB gene encoding glutamate 5-kinase has protein sequence MTRTDINRDNLLNNVRRMVVKVGSAVLTTGEGLDPEAIERLATQLSALSDRGIDVVLVSSGAVAAGRQRICERLKQCRKEYKDMASRQAASAIGQGRLMHDYDEAFAKHGKATAQMLLTRSGLKQRERFLNARNTMERLLEWGVIPIINENDTVSTRELEFGDNDTLGAMCLGLIGADLFVNLTSADGVFDKNPETHPDAKSIPVIEDIACMDLEAMCDGKTNVGTGGMYSKLRAARRAAQLGVPTLIVSGKGEFDLIKALEGENGGSLVLPECKTVSSKKFWLAYHDNPSGSILVDKGAANALLTQGKSLLPIGISAVEGRFDRDSLVFIRTQDGDELGVGMCNFSSAELEKVKGKRTAELAALVGSIDFDEAVHRDNMLLDAAI, from the coding sequence ATGACGCGTACCGACATCAATAGAGACAACCTGCTGAATAATGTGCGGCGGATGGTAGTCAAGGTGGGCAGCGCCGTGCTGACCACTGGCGAAGGGCTCGATCCCGAGGCCATCGAACGACTGGCCACCCAGCTTTCCGCACTGAGCGACCGCGGTATTGACGTGGTGCTGGTCTCCTCCGGCGCCGTGGCTGCCGGACGGCAGCGCATCTGCGAGCGCCTCAAGCAGTGTCGAAAAGAATATAAAGACATGGCATCCCGACAGGCGGCTTCGGCCATCGGTCAGGGACGACTCATGCACGACTACGATGAAGCCTTTGCCAAACATGGCAAGGCCACCGCACAAATGCTGCTGACCCGTAGCGGCCTCAAGCAACGCGAACGCTTTTTGAACGCGCGCAACACCATGGAGCGTCTCCTTGAATGGGGCGTCATACCCATTATCAATGAGAATGACACCGTATCCACGCGCGAGTTGGAATTCGGCGACAACGACACCCTCGGCGCCATGTGCCTCGGGCTGATCGGCGCCGACCTGTTCGTGAACCTCACCAGTGCGGATGGCGTGTTCGACAAGAACCCCGAGACCCACCCTGACGCCAAGTCCATTCCGGTCATTGAAGACATTGCCTGCATGGACCTCGAAGCCATGTGCGACGGCAAGACCAACGTGGGCACCGGCGGCATGTACTCCAAGCTACGTGCCGCGCGCCGTGCGGCTCAGCTCGGCGTTCCTACTCTCATTGTCTCCGGCAAGGGAGAGTTTGACCTGATCAAGGCACTGGAAGGCGAAAACGGCGGTTCACTGGTCCTGCCCGAATGCAAGACCGTCTCAAGCAAGAAATTCTGGCTCGCTTACCACGACAATCCGTCCGGCTCCATTCTGGTGGACAAGGGTGCGGCCAATGCCCTTCTGACACAAGGCAAGTCCCTGCTGCCCATCGGCATCAGCGCTGTGGAAGGCCGTTTCGACCGAGACTCCTTGGTCTTCATCCGCACTCAGGATGGTGACGAACTGGGCGTGGGTATGTGCAACTTTTCCTCGGCCGAACTTGAGAAGGTCAAGGGCAAACGCACCGCAGAACTGGCCGCACTGGTTGGTTCCATCGACTTTGACGAGGCTGTTCACCGCGACAACATGCTTCTCGACGCCGCAATCTAA
- the obgE gene encoding GTPase ObgE, whose protein sequence is MRFVDEAIIKVRSGKGGNGCASLRREANLPKGGPDGGDGGKGGDVIFRGTNRLMSLYDFRLQRHYLAKNGEGGMGRDRYGKAAPDLYVDLPVGTLIYEIIEDEDGEFVEEKLIADLVEDGTEIVICEGGKGGRGNLHFKTSTNRTPRYAEPGFPSEEKRLRLELKILADVGLLGLPSAGKSTFISKVSAAKPKIAAYHFTTLVPNLGVIEDENYNRMVIADIPGLIEGAHEGKGLGIQFLKHVERTRFLVHLLSVEDLDREDPVGGFDMLTEELRQYSPELGDRTQIKTINKIDTLSEEELADLKAKVAESGEKVFFISALTGEGVDELLDEMWRQLALLDTQCDEGENEDGAASPEEM, encoded by the coding sequence ATGCGTTTTGTAGATGAAGCGATCATCAAGGTGCGCTCAGGCAAAGGCGGCAATGGCTGCGCCAGCCTCAGACGCGAAGCCAACCTGCCCAAGGGCGGCCCTGACGGCGGTGACGGCGGCAAGGGTGGCGACGTGATCTTCCGTGGCACCAACCGGCTGATGTCCCTTTACGACTTCCGCCTGCAGCGGCATTACCTCGCCAAGAACGGCGAAGGCGGCATGGGCCGTGACCGCTATGGAAAGGCAGCCCCCGATCTCTATGTGGATCTTCCGGTAGGCACGCTCATCTACGAAATCATCGAAGATGAAGACGGCGAATTCGTCGAAGAAAAGCTCATCGCCGACCTCGTTGAAGACGGTACCGAAATCGTCATCTGTGAAGGCGGCAAGGGCGGACGCGGCAACCTGCACTTCAAGACGTCCACCAACCGCACCCCCCGCTACGCCGAACCCGGTTTCCCGAGCGAAGAGAAACGCCTTCGCCTTGAACTGAAGATTCTGGCCGATGTCGGCCTGCTCGGACTGCCCAGTGCAGGCAAGTCCACCTTTATTTCCAAAGTCTCGGCCGCCAAGCCCAAGATCGCAGCGTACCACTTCACCACGCTCGTTCCGAACCTCGGCGTCATCGAAGACGAAAATTACAACCGCATGGTTATTGCTGACATCCCCGGCCTCATCGAAGGCGCCCACGAGGGCAAGGGGCTCGGCATCCAGTTCCTCAAGCACGTAGAACGCACCCGTTTCCTCGTTCACCTGCTGTCCGTGGAAGACCTCGACCGCGAGGATCCGGTGGGCGGCTTTGACATGCTCACCGAGGAACTGCGTCAATACAGCCCGGAACTGGGTGATCGCACTCAGATCAAGACCATCAACAAGATCGACACGCTTTCAGAAGAAGAACTCGCCGACCTCAAGGCCAAAGTGGCCGAGTCCGGCGAGAAGGTTTTCTTCATCTCTGCCCTGACAGGCGAAGGCGTGGACGAACTGCTTGACGAGATGTGGCGTCAACTCGCTCTGCTGGACACCCAGTGCGATGAGGGCGAGAACGAGGATGGAGCTGCCTCACCAGAGGAAATGTAA
- the rpmA gene encoding 50S ribosomal protein L27 has protein sequence MAHKKAGGSSRNGRDSAGQRRGVKRFGGQEVVAGNILVRQVGSSFHAGEGVGTGKDYTLFALRDGVVKFEKYTRNKVAKTRVHVLPAEA, from the coding sequence ATGGCTCATAAAAAAGCTGGCGGTAGTTCCAGAAACGGTCGCGATAGTGCCGGTCAAAGGCGTGGCGTTAAGCGCTTCGGTGGTCAGGAAGTCGTAGCAGGCAACATTCTCGTTCGCCAGGTTGGCTCCAGTTTCCACGCAGGCGAAGGCGTCGGCACCGGTAAAGATTACACCCTCTTTGCTCTGCGCGACGGCGTCGTCAAGTTCGAGAAGTACACCCGCAACAAGGTCGCCAAGACCCGCGTGCACGTACTTCCGGCAGAAGCCTAA
- the rplU gene encoding 50S ribosomal protein L21 yields the protein MFAIIETGGKQYRVEEGLELKVDLLKGEAGDKLSIDSVLLVEKDGDTKIGAPYVDGAKVECEVLGHSRGKKIVVFHKLPKKDARKTQGHRQDYTSIKVKSITA from the coding sequence ATGTTTGCTATCATCGAGACCGGCGGGAAGCAGTACCGCGTAGAAGAAGGTCTTGAACTCAAAGTAGATTTGCTTAAGGGCGAAGCCGGCGACAAGCTGAGCATCGATTCCGTTCTCCTGGTGGAAAAGGACGGCGACACCAAAATTGGCGCACCCTACGTGGACGGTGCCAAGGTTGAGTGTGAAGTTCTGGGTCATTCTCGTGGCAAGAAGATTGTGGTCTTCCACAAGCTGCCCAAGAAAGATGCCCGCAAGACGCAGGGTCACCGTCAGGACTATACTTCTATCAAAGTCAAATCCATCACGGCTTAG